One Herbaspirillum rubrisubalbicans genomic window carries:
- a CDS encoding SDR family NAD(P)-dependent oxidoreductase — protein MSNTPHDVQLASFPSLKGKRVFITGGGTGIGAAIVEAFARQGAHVAFVDIATEASEALCNEVAAAGHPKPLFRHCDLRDIPAFQATIAELQGQLGDFDVLVNNAANDQRHKLEEVTLEYWNDRIAINQRPSFFAVQSVVEGMKRRGGGSIINFSSISWHQSGGGFPVYTTAKASTLGLTRGLARDLGPHKIRVNTVTPGWVMTERQIKLWLDEEGKKSIARNQCLQGDLLPWHLARMVLFLAADDSAMCTAQEFIVDAGWV, from the coding sequence ATGAGCAACACTCCCCACGACGTACAACTGGCGAGCTTTCCCAGCCTGAAGGGCAAGCGCGTCTTCATCACCGGCGGCGGCACCGGCATTGGTGCGGCCATCGTCGAAGCATTTGCGCGACAAGGCGCACACGTGGCCTTTGTCGATATCGCCACCGAAGCCAGCGAAGCGCTGTGCAATGAAGTGGCAGCAGCCGGTCATCCCAAGCCGCTGTTCCGTCATTGCGACCTGCGTGACATCCCGGCTTTCCAGGCCACCATCGCCGAGCTGCAAGGCCAGTTGGGCGACTTCGACGTGCTGGTCAACAATGCCGCCAACGACCAGCGTCACAAGCTGGAAGAGGTGACGCTGGAATACTGGAACGACCGCATCGCCATCAACCAGCGCCCCTCCTTCTTCGCCGTGCAATCGGTGGTGGAGGGCATGAAGCGCCGTGGCGGCGGCTCCATCATCAACTTCAGTTCGATCAGCTGGCACCAATCCGGTGGTGGCTTCCCGGTCTATACCACGGCCAAGGCCTCGACCCTGGGCCTCACGCGTGGCTTGGCGCGCGACCTCGGTCCGCACAAGATCCGCGTCAATACCGTCACACCGGGTTGGGTCATGACCGAACGCCAGATCAAGCTGTGGCTGGATGAGGAAGGCAAGAAGTCCATCGCCCGCAATCAATGCCTGCAGGGCGACCTGCTGCCTTGGCACCTGGCGCGCATGGTACTGTTCCTGGCTGCGGACGATAGCGCCATGTGTACCGCACAGGAATTCATCGTCGACGCCGGTTGGGTGTGA
- a CDS encoding LysR family transcriptional regulator, which produces MKNSDPNWFLRARLKTRQLLLLIALDDTRNIHRAASELNMTQPAASKQLKDLEDMLGVSLFERLPRGMRPTIYGEAMIRHARMALTSLSKAHEDIVALKSGLSGQVDVGVILSPGMALLPPAIARVKEQAPMLRIGVEVESSNILLSRLLHGELDFIIGRILDEEARGGLLYEELADEPVCAVARVGHPFHTRTDLTLSDLASEAWIMAPKGSILRARCDQMFREQGLAPPSNVVDTTAILFITSLLQQTDFIYAMPTEVARYYTQARLMDILPIDLPCRMAGFGIITRQDSLLSPGANLVLQAIREVAKMIY; this is translated from the coding sequence ATGAAAAACAGTGACCCGAACTGGTTTCTGCGGGCCCGCTTGAAGACTCGCCAGCTTCTTCTGCTGATCGCTCTCGACGACACCCGCAACATCCACCGCGCTGCCAGCGAACTGAACATGACGCAGCCGGCCGCTTCCAAGCAACTCAAGGACCTCGAAGACATGCTGGGCGTGTCGCTGTTCGAGCGCCTGCCACGCGGAATGCGGCCCACCATCTATGGCGAAGCCATGATCCGTCATGCGCGCATGGCCTTGACCAGCCTGTCCAAGGCGCATGAAGACATCGTGGCCCTGAAGTCCGGCCTGTCCGGCCAGGTGGACGTGGGCGTGATCCTCTCGCCGGGCATGGCACTGTTGCCGCCAGCCATTGCGCGCGTCAAGGAACAGGCGCCGATGTTGCGCATCGGCGTCGAAGTCGAAAGCAGCAACATCCTGCTCTCGCGCCTCTTGCATGGTGAACTGGACTTCATCATCGGCCGCATCCTGGATGAAGAAGCGCGCGGCGGCCTGCTCTATGAAGAGCTGGCCGACGAGCCGGTGTGTGCTGTCGCGCGCGTGGGACATCCCTTCCACACCCGCACCGACCTGACCCTGTCCGACCTGGCCAGCGAAGCCTGGATCATGGCGCCCAAGGGCAGCATCCTGCGGGCGCGCTGCGATCAGATGTTCCGCGAACAAGGGCTGGCGCCGCCGTCCAACGTGGTCGACACCACCGCTATCCTGTTCATCACCAGCCTGCTGCAGCAGACTGATTTCATCTATGCGATGCCCACCGAAGTGGCGCGTTATTACACCCAGGCGCGCTTGATGGACATCCTGCCCATCGACCTACCCTGCCGCATGGCGGGCTTTGGCATCATCACGCGCCAGGACAGCTTGCTCTCGCCGGGCGCCAACCTGGTCCTGCAGGCAATCCGTGAAGTGGCGAAAATGATTTACTGA
- a CDS encoding porin, giving the protein MKQVKPSFIGAKTLCALALMGAFSAQAQAQSSVTIYGRVVAGVDFQTNAGTNGQGSKWSAANNQWGTSMIGFKGTEDLGGGTNAFFLLESGFNSTKGQFNGSDTSNGTALFNRRSYVGLSSASAGSIKFGKNLFINNDIWFLDPTGQQAIGTSTLVNGRNWPGASNIIEYNSPDMGGFTANLQTSLGEKPGSFSGGVPNAGSSDGRKDGISLAYQKNGLELRAIYDVVRDANGNYSDIWGHSKELILGGTYKFDKLKMFAGYENLRAPNAAVGAPDRANHYWLGANYDVTPQLQLVAAWFHVNANNAAVNPVTGKGNGGGTANLYMAGVNYFLSKRTLLYVDIGTVRNNTGAGHTLETNGDNGVSGLKQNGGYFGIAHSF; this is encoded by the coding sequence ATGAAGCAAGTGAAGCCATCCTTTATTGGAGCAAAGACCCTGTGCGCACTCGCGCTGATGGGTGCGTTCTCGGCACAGGCGCAGGCGCAAAGCAGTGTCACCATCTACGGCCGTGTTGTGGCCGGTGTCGACTTCCAGACCAACGCCGGTACCAACGGTCAAGGTTCCAAGTGGAGCGCTGCCAACAACCAGTGGGGCACCAGCATGATCGGCTTCAAGGGCACGGAAGACCTGGGCGGCGGTACCAATGCCTTCTTCCTGCTGGAATCCGGTTTCAACTCGACCAAGGGTCAGTTCAACGGTTCTGACACCAGCAACGGTACGGCATTGTTCAATCGTCGTTCCTACGTCGGTCTGTCCTCGGCCAGCGCCGGTTCCATCAAGTTCGGTAAGAACCTGTTCATCAACAACGATATCTGGTTCCTGGACCCGACCGGCCAACAGGCCATCGGTACTTCCACCCTGGTCAATGGTCGTAACTGGCCGGGTGCCAGCAACATCATCGAGTACAACAGCCCGGACATGGGCGGTTTCACTGCCAATCTGCAGACCAGCCTGGGTGAAAAGCCCGGTTCGTTCAGCGGTGGTGTGCCCAACGCTGGCAGCAGCGATGGTCGCAAGGACGGTATCTCGCTGGCTTACCAGAAGAACGGCCTGGAACTGCGCGCCATCTATGACGTGGTGCGTGACGCCAACGGTAACTACAGCGACATCTGGGGCCATTCCAAGGAGCTGATCCTGGGCGGTACCTACAAGTTCGACAAGCTCAAGATGTTCGCCGGTTACGAAAACCTGCGTGCTCCGAACGCCGCTGTGGGTGCGCCGGACCGTGCCAACCATTACTGGTTGGGTGCCAACTATGACGTCACCCCGCAACTGCAACTGGTGGCTGCCTGGTTCCACGTCAATGCCAACAATGCTGCCGTCAATCCTGTGACCGGCAAGGGCAACGGCGGTGGTACGGCCAACCTGTACATGGCAGGTGTCAACTACTTCCTGTCCAAGCGCACTCTGCTGTATGTTGACATCGGCACGGTTCGCAACAATACCGGTGCTGGTCATACCCTGGAAACCAACGGCGACAACGGTGTTTCCGGCCTGAAGCAGAACGGCGGCTACTTCGGTATCGCCCACTCGTTCTGA
- a CDS encoding SMP-30/gluconolactonase/LRE family protein: MNAQLLVDGHHELGEGVLWCERSQSLFWTDIHASRLWNHDPHSGATRSWSMPERLCCFAFTADPERLLIGLESRLAFFNLNTAAITPICRIEDDLPSTRLNDGRCDRQGRFVFGTLNEDASREPIASFYRLNADLSLERLALPGIAISNSICFSLDGKLMYHCDSMAGKIMVCDYDPVSGTVSGQRVFADLAQQPGGPDGSTVDAEGYVWNAQWGGSRVVRFAPDGAIDRIIDLSTAQPSCVAFGGAALDTLFVTTAHEGMSAQQRAQDALAGAVFAVPQIGVRGLPEVRFAA; encoded by the coding sequence ATGAATGCGCAATTACTGGTCGATGGACATCATGAACTGGGTGAAGGTGTGTTGTGGTGTGAGCGTTCGCAATCGCTCTTCTGGACCGATATCCATGCCTCCCGTCTGTGGAACCACGATCCGCACAGCGGCGCCACGCGTAGCTGGTCCATGCCTGAGCGGCTGTGCTGCTTCGCCTTTACGGCCGATCCTGAGCGTCTGCTGATCGGTCTGGAATCGCGCCTGGCCTTCTTCAACCTCAATACCGCTGCCATCACCCCGATCTGCCGCATCGAGGATGATCTGCCCAGCACCCGCTTGAATGATGGCCGTTGCGACCGCCAGGGGCGCTTCGTCTTCGGCACCTTGAACGAAGACGCCAGTCGCGAGCCCATCGCCAGCTTCTATCGCTTGAATGCCGATCTCAGCCTGGAGCGCCTGGCGCTGCCGGGGATCGCCATTTCCAACAGCATCTGCTTCAGCCTTGATGGCAAGCTGATGTATCACTGCGACTCCATGGCCGGCAAGATCATGGTGTGCGACTACGATCCGGTCAGCGGCACCGTCAGTGGCCAGCGCGTCTTTGCCGACCTGGCGCAGCAGCCCGGTGGGCCGGACGGCTCCACGGTCGATGCCGAGGGTTATGTCTGGAACGCCCAATGGGGCGGCTCGCGGGTGGTGCGCTTCGCTCCCGATGGCGCGATCGACCGCATCATTGACCTGTCTACGGCGCAGCCTTCCTGCGTGGCCTTCGGCGGTGCGGCACTCGATACCCTGTTCGTGACCACGGCCCATGAAGGTATGTCAGCCCAACAGCGCGCCCAGGATGCCCTGGCCGGTGCGGTGTTCGCGGTGCCGCAGATCGGTGTGCGTGGCTTGCCCGAAGTGCGTTTCGCTGCCTAG
- a CDS encoding IclR family transcriptional regulator yields the protein MPRTRKINPADAPALQTAAEHEDEQGGGKTRYAAPALDKGLDILELLSRSEQMLTLNQISRQLGRSVNEIFRMVVTLEQRGYLIADNDHYRLSLKLFELAHHHQPIRSLVSTALPHMRELAQRSMQSTHLTVYEAGRVIVVAQVDSPERWAFGLKVGALVSLTDTASGHVLLAFRDEAERASMLAAHVRMDGEQEIEMAQLMRQIEETRKRGHSRMESRQIRGVVNLSYPVMGANNRMLAALNVPYIERIDKKVNPSLDEVQGIVQEVSARLSRLMGDSSFGS from the coding sequence ATGCCCAGAACCCGGAAAATCAATCCCGCCGACGCCCCCGCCCTCCAGACTGCTGCCGAGCATGAGGATGAGCAAGGTGGCGGCAAGACGCGCTATGCCGCCCCGGCGCTGGACAAGGGCCTGGACATCCTGGAGCTGTTAAGCCGCTCCGAGCAGATGCTGACCCTCAATCAGATCTCCCGCCAACTGGGGCGCAGCGTCAACGAAATCTTCCGCATGGTGGTCACGCTGGAGCAACGCGGCTACCTGATCGCCGACAACGATCACTACCGGCTTTCGCTCAAGCTCTTCGAACTGGCCCATCATCACCAGCCGATCCGCTCGTTGGTCAGCACCGCCCTGCCGCACATGCGTGAACTGGCCCAGCGCTCGATGCAATCGACCCACCTGACGGTCTATGAAGCCGGGCGCGTGATCGTGGTGGCGCAGGTGGACAGCCCCGAACGCTGGGCCTTCGGGCTCAAGGTGGGCGCACTGGTAAGCCTGACCGATACCGCCTCGGGCCACGTGCTGCTGGCCTTCCGCGACGAAGCCGAGCGCGCCAGTATGCTGGCGGCCCACGTGCGCATGGATGGCGAACAGGAAATCGAGATGGCGCAACTGATGCGTCAGATCGAGGAGACGCGCAAGCGAGGTCACTCGCGCATGGAAAGCCGGCAGATCCGCGGCGTGGTCAACCTGTCCTATCCGGTCATGGGCGCCAACAACCGCATGTTGGCGGCCTTGAACGTGCCCTATATCGAGCGCATCGACAAGAAGGTCAATCCCAGCCTGGATGAAGTCCAGGGCATCGTGCAGGAAGTCTCGGCGCGCCTGTCGCGGCTGATGGGGGATTCCAGCTTCGGATCCTGA
- a CDS encoding L-fuconate dehydratase: MTKITALRVLDVRFPTSQSLDGSDAMNPDPDYSAAYVILDTDNEQLKGHGLTFTIGRGNEICCAAIRAMEHLVVGLELEWIAADMGRFWRHVTSDSQLRWIGPDKGAIHLATGAVVNAAWDLWAKAQGKPVWKLVADMSPEELVRTIDFRYITDCITPEEALALLREKEAGKAERLRILEQEGYPCYTTSAGWLGYDDAKLRRLCQQAIDQGFNHVKLKVGRDLEDDKRRVRIAREVLGPQRKLMIDANQVWEVDQAIAWVNELAFAQPWFIEEPTCPDDVEGHRKIRAGIGAVKVATGEMCQNRVLFKQFIMRDAIDVVQIDSCRLGGVNEILAVMLMAAKYGKVVCPHAGGVGLCEYVQHLSMIDYLCISGSKEGRVTEYVDHLHEHFVDPCVIRHAAYMPPSLPGFSIEMKPASLEQYRFRG, translated from the coding sequence ATGACCAAGATTACTGCCCTGCGCGTGCTGGACGTGCGCTTCCCCACTTCGCAATCGCTGGATGGTTCGGATGCGATGAATCCAGACCCGGATTACTCCGCCGCCTACGTCATCCTCGATACCGACAATGAACAACTCAAGGGCCACGGCCTGACCTTCACCATCGGTCGTGGTAATGAGATCTGCTGTGCCGCCATCCGCGCCATGGAGCATCTGGTGGTGGGCCTGGAGCTGGAATGGATCGCCGCCGACATGGGCCGCTTCTGGCGCCACGTCACCTCCGACAGCCAGTTGCGCTGGATCGGCCCGGACAAGGGCGCCATCCACCTGGCCACCGGCGCCGTGGTCAATGCCGCCTGGGACCTGTGGGCCAAGGCGCAAGGCAAGCCGGTCTGGAAGCTGGTGGCCGACATGTCGCCGGAGGAACTGGTCCGCACCATCGATTTCCGCTACATCACCGATTGCATCACCCCCGAGGAAGCGCTGGCGCTGCTGCGCGAAAAGGAGGCCGGCAAGGCCGAGCGCCTGCGCATCCTGGAGCAAGAGGGCTATCCCTGCTACACCACCTCGGCCGGCTGGCTGGGCTATGACGATGCCAAGTTGCGCCGCCTGTGCCAGCAAGCCATCGACCAGGGCTTCAATCACGTCAAGCTCAAGGTCGGTCGTGACCTGGAAGACGACAAGCGCCGCGTGCGCATCGCCCGCGAAGTGCTGGGCCCGCAACGCAAGCTGATGATCGACGCCAACCAGGTGTGGGAAGTGGACCAGGCCATCGCCTGGGTCAATGAGCTCGCCTTCGCCCAGCCCTGGTTCATCGAAGAGCCGACCTGCCCGGATGATGTCGAAGGCCACCGCAAGATTCGCGCCGGCATCGGTGCGGTCAAGGTGGCCACCGGTGAGATGTGCCAGAACCGTGTCCTGTTCAAGCAATTCATCATGCGTGACGCCATCGACGTGGTGCAGATCGATTCCTGCCGCTTGGGTGGTGTCAATGAAATCCTGGCCGTCATGCTCATGGCCGCCAAGTATGGCAAGGTGGTCTGCCCGCACGCGGGTGGCGTGGGCCTGTGCGAATATGTCCAGCACCTGTCGATGATCGACTACCTGTGCATCTCTGGCAGCAAGGAAGGGCGCGTGACCGAGTATGTGGATCACCTGCACGAGCATTTCGTGGACCCCTGCGTGATCCGCCATGCGGCCTACATGCCGCCCAGCCTGCCGGGGTTCTCGATCGAAATGAAGCCGGCTTCACTGGAACAGTACAGATTCCGGGGCTAG
- a CDS encoding SDR family oxidoreductase, translating into MDLNLQEKVVIVTGGASGIGGAISMQLAAEGAIPVVFARSEPERQFWSRLTALQPRAALFQLELQDAARCGEAVAQTVARFGRLDGLVNNAGVNDSVGLDAGRDEFVASLERNLIHYYVMAHYCVPHLKATRGAILNVSSKTALTGQGNTSGYCASKGAQLSLTREWAAALRDDGVRVNALIPAEVMTPLYEKWIATFEHPQEKLDAITSKIPLGKRFTTSEEMADMAVFLLSGRSSHTTGQWVFVDGGYTHLDRALT; encoded by the coding sequence GTGGATCTGAACCTGCAAGAGAAGGTGGTCATCGTCACCGGCGGTGCCTCCGGCATCGGCGGCGCGATCAGTATGCAACTGGCCGCAGAAGGCGCCATTCCCGTGGTGTTTGCCCGCAGCGAACCGGAGCGGCAGTTCTGGTCGCGCCTGACCGCCCTGCAGCCGCGCGCGGCGTTGTTCCAGCTGGAATTGCAGGATGCGGCCCGCTGCGGCGAGGCCGTGGCGCAGACGGTGGCGCGCTTCGGTCGTCTGGATGGCCTGGTCAACAATGCCGGCGTCAACGACAGCGTGGGGCTGGACGCCGGGCGCGATGAATTCGTCGCCTCGCTGGAACGCAACCTGATCCATTACTACGTGATGGCGCATTACTGCGTGCCGCACCTGAAGGCCACGCGCGGCGCCATCCTCAATGTCTCTTCCAAGACCGCGCTCACCGGCCAAGGCAATACCAGCGGCTATTGCGCCTCCAAGGGCGCGCAACTGTCGCTGACCCGCGAATGGGCGGCGGCCTTGCGCGACGATGGCGTGCGCGTCAATGCGCTGATCCCGGCCGAGGTGATGACGCCGCTCTACGAAAAATGGATCGCCACCTTCGAGCATCCCCAGGAAAAGCTCGACGCCATCACCAGCAAGATTCCGCTGGGCAAGCGTTTCACCACCTCCGAGGAAATGGCCGACATGGCGGTGTTCCTGCTCTCGGGCCGCTCCTCGCATACCACCGGGCAATGGGTGTTCGTCGATGGGGGCTATACCCATCTCGACCGCGCCCTGACCTGA
- a CDS encoding L-rhamnose mutarotase — protein sequence MRTVLALDLKDDPALIAEYEQYHQRIWPEIAQHLRRHGVIEMEIYRLGTRMMMVMQTDDALYDAAAMAAASQSDPHVCEWEALMWRFQAATPWTPAGQKWVPMTRIFDLSAQQD from the coding sequence ATGCGTACCGTGCTGGCCCTGGACCTGAAGGACGATCCCGCCTTGATCGCCGAGTATGAGCAGTACCACCAGCGCATCTGGCCCGAGATCGCCCAGCATCTGCGACGGCATGGCGTGATCGAGATGGAAATCTACCGCCTGGGTACGCGCATGATGATGGTGATGCAGACCGATGACGCCCTCTACGATGCCGCAGCGATGGCAGCGGCCAGCCAGAGTGACCCCCACGTCTGCGAATGGGAAGCCCTGATGTGGCGTTTCCAGGCGGCTACACCGTGGACCCCGGCCGGGCAGAAGTGGGTGCCGATGACGCGCATCTTCGATCTGTCAGCGCAGCAAGATTAA
- a CDS encoding sugar ABC transporter ATP-binding protein, with protein MQQDQETQAKAAASAPPLIALRNVSKRFPGVLALDNCQFELAAGEVHALMGENGAGKSTLMKILSGVYQRDSGDILLDGKPVEIGEPRQAQALGIGIIHQELNLMNHLSAAQNIFIGREPRKGFGLIIDEDQLNRQAAAIFERMRLDMDPRTPVGELTVARQQMVEIAKALSFDSRVLIMDEPTAALNNAEIAELFRIIRDLQAQGVGIVYISHKMDELRQIADRVSVMRDGKYIATVPMQGTSMDTIISMMVGRALDGEQRTPPDTSRNEVVLEVRGLNRGRAIRDVSFQLRRGEILGFAGLMGAGRTEVARAIFGADPLDSGEIFIHGGKAVIRQPADAVAHGIGYLSEDRKHFGLAVGMDVQANIALSSMGRFTRAGFMDQRAMREVAQAYVRQLAIKTPSVEQQARLLSGGNQQKIVIAKWLLRDCDILFFDEPTRGIDIGAKSEIYKLLDALAEQGKAIVMISSELPEVLRMSHRILVMCEGRVTGELARADATQENIMQLATQRESAVA; from the coding sequence ATGCAACAAGACCAAGAGACACAAGCCAAGGCAGCCGCGTCAGCCCCCCCGCTGATTGCGCTGCGCAACGTCAGCAAGCGCTTTCCCGGTGTGCTGGCGCTGGACAATTGCCAGTTCGAGCTGGCCGCCGGTGAGGTACACGCCCTGATGGGCGAGAACGGTGCCGGCAAATCGACCTTGATGAAGATCCTGTCCGGGGTCTACCAGCGCGACAGCGGCGACATCCTGCTCGATGGCAAGCCGGTGGAGATCGGCGAGCCGCGCCAGGCCCAGGCGCTGGGCATCGGTATCATCCATCAGGAACTGAACCTGATGAACCACCTGTCCGCCGCGCAAAACATCTTCATCGGCCGCGAGCCGCGCAAGGGCTTTGGCCTGATCATCGATGAAGACCAGTTGAACCGTCAGGCCGCCGCCATCTTCGAGCGTATGCGCCTGGACATGGACCCGCGCACCCCGGTGGGCGAGCTGACCGTAGCGCGCCAGCAGATGGTGGAAATCGCCAAGGCCTTGTCCTTCGATTCGCGCGTGCTGATCATGGATGAACCCACCGCTGCGCTCAATAACGCCGAGATCGCCGAGCTGTTTCGCATCATCCGCGACCTGCAGGCGCAGGGCGTGGGCATCGTCTACATCTCGCACAAGATGGATGAGCTGCGCCAGATCGCCGATCGTGTCAGCGTCATGCGCGATGGCAAGTACATCGCCACCGTTCCCATGCAAGGCACCTCCATGGACACCATCATTTCCATGATGGTGGGCCGGGCTCTCGATGGCGAGCAGCGGACCCCGCCCGATACCTCCCGCAACGAAGTGGTGCTGGAGGTGCGTGGCCTGAACCGTGGTCGCGCCATCCGCGATGTCAGCTTCCAGTTGCGCCGCGGAGAGATACTCGGTTTCGCCGGTCTCATGGGGGCGGGCCGCACCGAAGTGGCGCGTGCCATCTTCGGCGCCGATCCGCTGGACTCGGGCGAGATCTTCATCCATGGCGGCAAGGCGGTGATCCGCCAGCCGGCCGATGCGGTGGCGCATGGCATCGGCTACCTCTCGGAAGACCGCAAGCACTTCGGGCTGGCCGTGGGCATGGATGTGCAGGCCAATATCGCGCTCTCCAGCATGGGGCGTTTCACCCGGGCCGGTTTCATGGACCAGCGCGCCATGCGCGAAGTGGCCCAGGCTTACGTGCGGCAACTGGCCATCAAGACGCCTTCGGTGGAACAGCAGGCAAGGCTGTTGTCAGGGGGGAACCAGCAAAAGATCGTGATTGCCAAGTGGCTGCTGCGCGATTGCGACATCCTGTTCTTCGACGAACCCACGCGTGGCATCGACATCGGCGCCAAGAGCGAGATCTATAAGCTGCTCGACGCCCTGGCCGAACAGGGCAAGGCCATCGTGATGATTTCGTCGGAGTTGCCCGAGGTGCTGCGCATGAGTCATCGCATCCTGGTCATGTGCGAAGGGCGCGTGACCGGTGAACTCGCGCGCGCCGACGCCACCCAGGAAAACATCATGCAACTGGCCACGCAACGTGAGTCGGCCGTGGCCTGA
- a CDS encoding ABC transporter permease → MVNPASPSGLRARLFNPAARQKLLAFASLLLLIVFFSFASPNFMEVDNLVSILQSTAVNGVLAIACTYVIITSGIDLSVGTMMTFCAVMAGVVLTNWGLPLPLGIAAAIFFGALSGWVSGMVIAKLKVPPFIATLGMMMLLKGLSLVISGTRPIYFNDTEGFSAIAQDSLIGDLIPSLPIPNAVLILFLVAIGASIILNKTVFGRYTFALGSNEEALRLSGVKVDFWKVAVYTFSGAICGIAGLIIASRLNSAQPALGQGYELDAIAAVVIGGTSLSGGTGTILGTIIGAFIMSVLVNGLRIMSVAQEWQTVVTGVIIILAVYLDILRRRRRA, encoded by the coding sequence ATGGTCAATCCCGCTTCCCCCTCGGGCCTGCGCGCCCGCTTGTTCAACCCGGCCGCCCGCCAGAAGCTGCTGGCCTTTGCCAGCCTGTTGCTGCTGATCGTGTTCTTCAGCTTCGCCTCGCCTAACTTCATGGAGGTCGACAACCTGGTCAGCATCCTGCAATCGACCGCCGTCAATGGCGTGCTGGCCATCGCCTGCACCTACGTCATCATCACCTCCGGCATCGATCTGTCGGTGGGTACCATGATGACCTTCTGCGCCGTCATGGCCGGGGTGGTGCTGACCAACTGGGGGCTGCCGCTGCCGCTGGGCATTGCTGCGGCCATCTTCTTCGGTGCGCTTTCGGGCTGGGTCTCGGGCATGGTCATTGCCAAGCTCAAGGTGCCGCCCTTCATTGCCACGCTGGGTATGATGATGCTGTTGAAGGGCCTGTCGCTGGTGATCTCCGGCACTCGCCCGATCTACTTCAACGATACCGAGGGCTTCTCGGCGATTGCCCAGGATTCCCTGATCGGCGACCTGATCCCCTCGCTGCCGATTCCCAATGCGGTGCTGATCCTGTTCCTGGTGGCCATCGGTGCTTCCATCATCCTCAACAAGACTGTCTTCGGCCGCTATACCTTCGCCCTGGGCAGCAATGAAGAAGCGTTGCGCCTGTCGGGTGTGAAGGTGGATTTCTGGAAGGTGGCGGTTTATACCTTCTCCGGTGCCATCTGCGGCATCGCCGGCCTCATCATCGCCTCCCGCCTGAACTCGGCGCAGCCGGCGCTGGGCCAGGGCTATGAACTGGACGCGATTGCCGCGGTAGTTATCGGTGGCACCTCGCTTTCGGGTGGCACCGGCACCATCCTCGGTACCATCATCGGCGCCTTCATCATGAGCGTGCTGGTCAATGGTTTGCGTATCATGTCGGTTGCCCAGGAATGGCAGACCGTGGTTACCGGCGTGATCATCATCCTGGCGGTGTATCTGGACATCCTGCGCCGCCGTCGCCGCGCCTGA
- a CDS encoding ABC transporter substrate-binding protein, with protein MFKNKLLAAALGLSFAVGTSAVQAQEVYVPLISKGFQHQFWQAVKAGADQAGKDLKVKVSFEGPETEAMVDKQIDMLSAALAKKPQAIGFAALDSKAAIPLLKKAQAAKIPVVAFDSGVDSDIPVTTATTDNRAAAALAADKMAELIGKEGEVAVVAHDQTSRTGVDRRDGFLERIKANYPKIKVVSVQYGAGDQLKSTEVTKSILQAYPKIKGIFGTNEGSAIGVVNGVREMKRKIIIIGYDSGKQQKDAIREGVMAGAITQNPVGIGYKTVEAAVKAIKGEKLPKVIDTGFYWYDKSNIDDPKIAAVLYD; from the coding sequence GTGTTCAAGAACAAGTTACTGGCCGCAGCCCTGGGTCTGAGCTTCGCAGTCGGCACTTCGGCCGTACAGGCGCAGGAAGTGTATGTGCCGCTGATTTCCAAGGGCTTCCAGCACCAGTTCTGGCAAGCCGTCAAAGCCGGCGCCGACCAGGCCGGAAAGGATCTGAAAGTGAAGGTCAGCTTCGAAGGCCCGGAAACCGAAGCCATGGTCGACAAGCAGATCGACATGCTCTCCGCCGCCCTGGCCAAGAAGCCGCAGGCCATCGGCTTTGCCGCCCTGGACAGCAAGGCCGCCATTCCCCTGCTGAAGAAGGCGCAAGCCGCCAAGATTCCGGTGGTCGCCTTCGACTCGGGCGTCGATAGTGACATCCCGGTCACCACTGCCACCACCGACAACCGCGCCGCTGCCGCGCTGGCGGCCGACAAGATGGCCGAGCTGATCGGCAAGGAAGGCGAAGTCGCCGTGGTCGCCCACGACCAGACCAGCCGCACCGGCGTGGACCGTCGCGATGGCTTCCTGGAACGCATCAAGGCCAACTATCCGAAGATCAAGGTGGTCAGCGTCCAATACGGCGCCGGCGACCAGTTGAAGTCCACTGAAGTGACCAAGTCCATCCTGCAGGCCTATCCCAAGATCAAGGGCATCTTCGGTACCAATGAAGGCTCGGCCATCGGCGTGGTCAATGGTGTCAGGGAAATGAAGCGCAAGATCATCATCATCGGCTATGACTCCGGCAAGCAGCAGAAGGATGCCATCCGCGAAGGCGTGATGGCCGGCGCCATCACCCAGAACCCGGTGGGCATCGGCTACAAGACCGTGGAAGCGGCGGTCAAGGCGATCAAGGGCGAGAAGTTGCCCAAGGTCATCGATACCGGTTTCTACTGGTACGACAAGAGCAACATCGACGATCCCAAGAT